A stretch of Stenotrophomonas indicatrix DNA encodes these proteins:
- a CDS encoding PepSY-associated TM helix domain-containing protein: MKFSSQTLRTFTTLHTWVGLVAGFGLFVAFYAGALTLFHHDLPLWQTPGAATALPAGLDDAQYLLDDVLATHAEARRHVGMTFPGADHPQPLAYWQAEDGSWRYAWPGQISGSPTPPQTGLAELVNELHYSLGLPVAGIYVMGIVSLLYGMALLSGLVIHLPKLLGDLFALRPGRNLKQQWQDAHNVIGVLSLPFHLMFAVTGALLCLVFMQMAVLDPLIYDGKALQAVPTAMDTAPLREASGIPAAPGSLRELHARALEVARAQGVANFEPAYLKLANGGDANATIEITGEASGTLGPLGAVALDVESGRVLASQLPGQRDANHATLSAAYALHFGEFGNGVVVWLYFLLGLGGAFLFYSGNLLWIESRRKRRQPQQSRAAINMARATVGVCIGLCVAISVAFVAALVLERVAPAQVDHGIRWACFVTWAACALWAALRRPAQAARELLWAAAISTALVPVAHGALNGDWLWLAAARGHWPLFWIDAMALAMAFGFARLAYASQRRARNDDPNSVWAN; encoded by the coding sequence ATGAAATTCAGTTCACAGACCCTGCGCACGTTCACCACCCTGCACACCTGGGTCGGCCTGGTCGCCGGCTTCGGGCTGTTCGTGGCGTTCTATGCCGGCGCACTGACCCTGTTCCACCATGACCTCCCGCTGTGGCAGACGCCTGGCGCGGCAACCGCATTGCCGGCCGGCCTGGATGACGCCCAGTACCTGCTCGACGACGTGCTGGCCACGCATGCGGAAGCGCGTCGCCACGTCGGCATGACCTTCCCGGGCGCCGATCATCCGCAGCCGTTGGCCTACTGGCAGGCCGAAGACGGCAGCTGGCGCTATGCATGGCCGGGACAGATCAGCGGCAGTCCGACGCCACCGCAGACCGGGCTGGCCGAACTGGTCAACGAACTGCATTACAGCTTGGGCCTGCCGGTGGCCGGGATCTACGTGATGGGCATCGTCAGCTTGCTGTACGGCATGGCCCTGCTCAGCGGGCTGGTGATCCATCTGCCCAAGCTGCTGGGCGATCTGTTCGCGCTGCGCCCGGGCCGCAATCTCAAGCAGCAGTGGCAGGACGCGCACAACGTGATCGGCGTGCTCAGCCTGCCGTTCCACCTGATGTTCGCGGTGACCGGCGCCCTGCTCTGCCTGGTGTTCATGCAGATGGCGGTACTCGATCCCCTGATCTACGACGGCAAGGCGCTGCAGGCGGTACCGACGGCGATGGATACCGCGCCGCTGCGCGAAGCCAGTGGCATCCCTGCCGCACCGGGCAGCCTGCGCGAACTGCACGCGCGGGCGCTGGAAGTGGCCCGCGCGCAGGGCGTGGCCAACTTCGAACCGGCCTACCTGAAACTGGCCAATGGCGGTGATGCCAACGCGACCATCGAAATCACCGGCGAGGCCAGCGGTACGCTTGGCCCGCTCGGCGCTGTCGCGCTGGATGTCGAAAGCGGCCGCGTGCTGGCCAGCCAGCTGCCCGGCCAGCGCGATGCCAATCACGCCACGCTCAGTGCCGCCTACGCCCTGCATTTCGGCGAGTTCGGCAACGGCGTGGTGGTCTGGCTGTACTTCCTGCTCGGCCTCGGCGGCGCCTTCCTGTTCTATTCGGGCAACCTGCTGTGGATCGAATCGCGCCGCAAGCGCCGTCAGCCGCAGCAGTCACGCGCAGCCATCAACATGGCGCGGGCCACGGTGGGCGTCTGCATCGGCCTGTGTGTGGCGATCTCGGTGGCCTTCGTGGCCGCGCTGGTGCTGGAGCGGGTAGCGCCTGCCCAGGTCGACCACGGCATCCGCTGGGCCTGCTTCGTGACCTGGGCGGCGTGTGCGCTGTGGGCAGCCCTGCGCCGCCCGGCACAGGCGGCGCGCGAGCTGCTGTGGGCTGCGGCGATCAGCACCGCGCTGGTGCCGGTGGCGCACGGCGCCCTCAACGGTGACTGGCTGTGGCTGGCCGCCGCACGCGGCCACTGGCCGTTGTTCTGGATCGATGCGATGGCACTGGCGATGGCCTTTGGCTTTGCCCGTCTGGCGTATGCGAGCCAGCGGCGGGCCCGCAACGATGACCCCAACAGCGTGTGGGCGAACTGA
- a CDS encoding glycoside hydrolase family 18 protein → MFRQTLAVLAVLIAGTLPIAAQAQPAQPPIFGAYYPGGSAERYPVSSIPAERLTHLFYAFSTIEDGRCAIGAEAPANFAALAELKRRHPHLRTLISIGGWGAGGFSDAALTETSRRRLVDSCMALFFERHAGSFDGVDIDWEFPVSGGPKELAHRPQDRANLTKLAQAFRLALDARGRKAGQPMLLTAALAAGRLQTDGPYNPAASYDLPALAKVFDFINLMSYDMGTGFSSVSTFNAPLHEVPADPLAPELRRWNNVAGAVQYYREHGVPAAKLVLGVPFYGRGFKVTGESADGLYQAYSAPADAGDWRVIKARYLDQPGWTKHWQPQAQSPWLYNPAQKIFISYEDPRSIGLRAQFAREQGLAGVFMWELTGDDEQASLLNAMLAPWQKARVGD, encoded by the coding sequence ATGTTCCGCCAGACCTTGGCCGTACTTGCAGTGCTGATCGCCGGCACCCTGCCCATTGCCGCGCAGGCGCAACCGGCGCAACCGCCGATCTTCGGTGCGTACTATCCCGGCGGTTCCGCCGAGCGCTATCCGGTATCGAGCATCCCGGCCGAACGACTCACCCATCTGTTCTATGCGTTTTCCACCATCGAGGACGGACGCTGTGCGATCGGTGCCGAGGCGCCAGCCAACTTCGCCGCATTGGCCGAGCTCAAGCGCAGGCATCCGCATCTGCGCACGTTGATTTCGATCGGGGGCTGGGGCGCGGGCGGATTCTCCGATGCGGCGCTGACCGAGACCAGCCGCAGGCGCCTGGTCGATTCGTGCATGGCGTTGTTCTTCGAGCGCCATGCCGGCAGTTTCGATGGCGTGGACATCGACTGGGAGTTCCCCGTCAGCGGTGGCCCGAAGGAACTGGCGCACCGCCCGCAGGACCGTGCCAACCTGACCAAGCTTGCGCAGGCCTTCCGGCTGGCGCTGGATGCCCGCGGCAGAAAGGCGGGGCAGCCGATGCTGCTGACCGCCGCGCTGGCCGCTGGCCGTCTGCAGACCGATGGACCATACAACCCCGCCGCCAGCTACGATCTGCCGGCGTTGGCCAAGGTGTTCGATTTCATCAACCTGATGAGCTACGACATGGGCACCGGCTTCTCATCGGTATCGACCTTCAATGCCCCCCTGCATGAAGTGCCAGCCGACCCGCTGGCGCCGGAGCTGCGGCGCTGGAACAACGTGGCCGGTGCCGTGCAGTACTACCGCGAGCATGGCGTGCCGGCGGCCAAGCTGGTGCTGGGCGTGCCGTTCTACGGGCGCGGCTTCAAGGTCACCGGCGAGTCGGCGGACGGCCTGTACCAGGCCTACAGCGCGCCGGCCGACGCCGGTGACTGGCGGGTGATCAAGGCGCGCTATCTCGACCAGCCGGGTTGGACGAAGCATTGGCAACCGCAGGCGCAGAGTCCGTGGCTGTACAACCCGGCGCAGAAGATCTTCATCAGTTACGAGGATCCGCGCTCCATCGGCCTGCGTGCGCAGTTCGCGCGCGAGCAGGGCCTGGCCGGTGTCTTCATGTGGGAGCTGACCGGTGACGACGAGCAGGCCAGCCTGCTCAACGCCATGCTCGCTCCGTGGCAGAAGGCCCGCGTCGGCGACTGA
- a CDS encoding VOC family protein translates to MIIIDRLDHLVLTVADIERSCDFYQRVLGMQVVRFGAGRVALQFGQQKINLHPASAPLQPHALLPTRGSADLCLITPLGVQAVLAHLQAQQVTIEEGPVPRTGALGPIESVYFRDPDGNLIEVARYVEAM, encoded by the coding sequence ATGATCATCATCGACCGCCTGGACCATCTGGTGCTTACCGTTGCCGACATCGAGCGCAGCTGCGACTTCTACCAGCGCGTGCTGGGCATGCAGGTCGTGCGCTTCGGCGCCGGCCGCGTCGCCCTGCAGTTCGGCCAGCAGAAGATCAACCTGCACCCGGCCAGCGCGCCGTTGCAGCCCCACGCGCTGCTGCCGACCCGTGGCAGTGCCGATCTGTGCCTGATCACCCCGCTGGGCGTACAGGCGGTGCTGGCCCACCTGCAGGCCCAGCAGGTAACGATTGAAGAAGGGCCGGTGCCGCGTACCGGAGCGCTTGGGCCGATCGAGTCGGTGTACTTCCGTGATCCGGATGGGAACCTGATCGAAGTGGCCCGCTACGTGGAAGCCATGTAA